The genomic window CCCGTCGCGGTCATCCGCGTCAGCCGTGGCGGTCCCCCCTTCGCCCAGGGCCTGCAACCGGGCCACCGTCTCGCGGTGGCGCACGTCCGGCGTGGGTGCGTCGATGCGGGCCCGGAGGCGTCGCCACAGCTCGGGCTGCCAGGCCAGGTCGTCGGCCAGGGGGGCGGTGCCGCCGGTGCTGTCGCGCCCCCGGCTCCAGTCGGTGAGCATCGTCGGACGGCTCTGGCCGTAACGGTGGAAGAGTCGCGCCAGACGCAGCGCGACGGAGTAGCGTCGACCCGCCCGCACCTCGAAGAGGTCCTCGTCGGCAGAACCGTGGCCGAGGTGCCGGCTCAGTGCCGCGCACCAGGGCTCGCCGATGGCGGCATCGATGACCTCCAGCAGCGGCCACACCAGGTGCTGCGGCAGCCACGGGTCGTCCTCGTCGCGGCCGGTGAGCATCGTGACCAGGGAACGCGGCCGCAGGAAGCGGATGCCGGCGCACACTCCGTCACCGCCCCGCTCGCCCGTGCCGAGGCGGTGCGAGAGGCGCTGCGCCAACCACCGCTCGATGCCCTGCTCGGGCACGACCACGACCTCCTGCGCGAAGGGGTCGGGCAGCGGGCTCGCCAGCAGCTCACCGAGGCCCTCGGCGAGGAGGTCGGTCCGCTGCGCGCGGTGGAGGTGAAGTGCCACGATCAGACCGTATCCGTGGCCGGGGACAGCGTGGGCCCGCACGTCCACAGCAGCCTTGCCGTCCGAGGTCGTCGGCAGCGACTGACAGGATCACCGCATGAGCGATCGTCGTCACCACCGCACCGAGCGACTGCGCCTGGATGCGCCGACCATCGACGACCTTGACGTGCTCCACGCGATCTACAGCGACCCCAGGGTCTGGACGCACTTCCCCATCCTGCGCCACACGAACTCGCAGCGGACCCGGTCCATGCTCGAGGGGTGGATCGACGAGTGGGACCGAGACGGCTTGGGGCAGTGGATCGTCCGGGCACGCGATGACGATGCCGTGCTCGGCAACGCGGGCTGCTCGCTGCGTCCGCACGGATGGTGGAACCTCGGGTACCGCTTCGCTGCCGAGGTCCATGGTCGGGGCCTGGCGACCGAGGCCGCTCGGGCGGGGCTGGAAGCGGCCGTCGTCGTCCGTCCGCAGGCGCCCGTCGTCGCCCATCTGCTCGAGCACAACGTGGCCTCGCGCCGCGTCGCCGAGAAGCTCGGCCTGACCCTCCAGCAGCAGGGCCACGACGTCGGCAACCCCGACCCCGACGCGGTGCGTCTGGTCTACGCCGACCGGGATCTGACCGAGGAGCAGAGGGCGACGACCCTCACGTGATTGTGCTACGAGGTGCTACGCTTGGTTCATGTCCACGATCAGCCAGCGCGAACTGCGCAACGACAACGCAGAGATCATGCGTGGGGTCGAGCACGGCGAGTCCTACACCGTGACTCGGCGCGGTGTCCCCGTCGCCCGGTTGACGCCGATCGCTGTTGGCGAGGACCTGCGGTGCCTGCGGCCGGCCACGAGGCGGTCGAAGTTCTCTGGGATCCGCCGAGTCGCCCTCGAGGAGCCCACGTCCGAGCTGCTGGATGACTTGCGGGGCGATCGATGAGTCGGTGGTACCTCGACACCTCGGCTGCACTGAAGTTGATGGTCGAGGAGTCGGAGTCGACCGCGCTCGCTGATCGACTCGACACCGAGGCCCCGGACCTTGTTGCCTGTTTGCTGCTGGAGACGGAGCTACGTCGCGCGGCCCAGCGAAGGGAGGTCCTGTCGCAGGAGCGTGTGTCCCAGTTCCTGGAGTGGGTCGGCTTGTTCGAGGTGCCGGCCTCGCTCTTCCGCGAGGCCGGCCTCGTGACGGGCGCCAACCTGCGGTCGCTCGACGCACTGCACCTTGCAGCAGCGGTGCGGATCGGCGTCGACGCCGTGGTCACCTATGACCAGCGCATGGCAGAGGCCTCCCGTGCCCTGGGCTTCGCCGTTGTGGCTCCTGGCTGATCGGTGTCGGTCAGGGAGACCGGGAAGATGACCGTAGGGACCCGAGTCCTGTCCCTCTCCTCCATGCCGATCGACCGCTGACCGCCGAGCAGACACAGGCCCTCGGGTGACGATTGCGACGGCTCAGCCGGCGAGCACCTCGGCATAGACCGAGGCGTCGACATTGCCCCCGCTGGCCACGACGACCACGGTCTGCCCGGCGAAGCGCTCCCGCTGCGCGAGGACCGCTGCCAGCGCCGCCGAGCCGCCGGGCTCGAGGACGAGCTTGAGTGTGCGGAAGGCCGCGCGCATCGCCACCCGGGCGTCGTCGTCGGTGACCGTCAGCGGCGTCACGGGGTGCCGGGACAGGGCCGCCAGGGTGTGCTGTCCGACCGTCGGCGAGCCGATCGCGTCGAGGAAGACCGGCACCGCCGGCACCGTCTCCACCCGGCCGGACGCCAGCGAGCGCGCCATCTTGGGGTACCCGTCCCGCTCCACGACGAAGGGGGTGACCGCCGGGTGCGTCGACCGCACCGCCTCGATCGTCCCCGACGCCAGCCCACCACCGCTGCAGGGCAGGACGATCGCGTCCGGGGAGTGCCCCCCTTCGCGCAGCTGGTCGATGACCTCCAGGCCGACGCTCCCCTGCCCGGACATGACGCGCACGTCGTCGTAGGGGTGCACGAGCGTCAGGCCGCGCTCGGCGACGAGGCCGTGCCCGACGTCCTCGCGGTCCTGCGTGCTCGGGTCGTAGAAGACGACCTCCCCACCCCACCAGCGCACCCCCTCGACCTTGATCCGCGGCGCGTCCTGCGGCATGACGATCGTGGCGCGGGCGCCGGTCATCTGCGCCGACGCCGCGACCGCCTGGCCGTGGTTACCGGTCGAGAACGCGAGTACCCCCGCGTCCCGCTCGGCGGCGGTGAGCGACAGCAGCGTGTCGAGCGCACCGCGGATCTTGAACGAGCCGGTCAGCTGGAGCGACTCCGCCTTGACGAGCACCTGTGCGCCGGTGAGCTCGTCGAGCATCGGGGAGGACAGGAGAGGGGTGACGCGGACTCTCCCGTGGAGCCGCTCCGCGGCCGTCCTGATCGTGTCGATGCCGAAGTCCATGTGGCCATCCTGCACCGTGGTCCCTTCGAGATGCTTGCTGAGCAAGCTCCTCAGGGACCGTGGGGTGGGGGTCAGTCGAGCGGCTGCGCGCCACGCCTGTCGAGCATCTGCGTCATCGTCTCCACCTCGGCGGTCTGGGAGGTGATGATCGAGCGCGCGAGGGTCTCCACGGCATCGTTCTGCGAGTAGTCCACGGCCACCTGCGCCATCGGCACGCCGGCCTTGTGGTGACGGATCATCAGCTGCAGGAAGAAGACCTCGGCCTCCTCGCCGGTCAGGGACTTCAACTTCTCCAGCTGCTCGGGTGAGGCCATGCCGGGCATCGTGCCGTCATCGGTCAGCTGGGCGTCCGGGTCGTCCTCGTGGTCGTGCCCCAGCCCCTGCATCCACTCCATCTGCGCGCCGGGCCCGGTCGGGCTCAGCCCCCACACGTCGAGCCAGCCGGCCATCTGCCCGGACTGGTTCTCCTGGGTGCGGGCGATGTCGTAGGAGAGCGAGCGCACGAGCTCGTCGTCGGTGCGCTCGCGCACTATCCACGACATCTGCACCGCCTGGTCGTGGTGGGTCTTCATGTCCCGGGCGAAGCCGGCGGCGACGCTGTCGTCGGCGGGCAGCTCATCCGAGCCGACCGTGCTCAGTGCGAGTCCGCCGACCAGCCCGAGGGCGAGCGCGACGACGACCGCGATGATGGCCCTGGGGCTCACTGGGACACGACTCCGGACGCGTCCACACCACCCGTGCAGGCCGCTCCCGGCTCAGGGGTCTGGGGCCCCTGGCGATACTCCTTGATGAAGCCCTGCAGTCGCGGGTCGTCCGCGGACTCCAGCGCCAGCTGGTGTCCCCAGGCGCTGGCGACGACCTTCGAGGGCATCTCGCCCTCGTAGGGGGAGAGGAGCGTGTAGGTGTCGGGGAGCGCCTGCTCGAGCTTCTCGACCTCGCTGTCCGGCAGCTCGGGGTCGTAGGTCACCCACACGGTGCCGTGCTCGAGGGAGTGGACGGCGTGCTGGTTCGGCACCGGCTCGTCGTAGACCCCGCAGTTGAGCCAGATCGGGTTGTGCTCGCCGCCAACGGGCGGCGACTCCTGGTAGTCGATCTCGCCCTGGACGTGGTTGCCGCCCTCGTAGTCGTACTCCTTGACCGCCGCGAGGTCGCCGGCGGCCTCGCGGTCGTCGGCCTCGCTGACGACCGCGTAGCCGACCATGGCGACGATCGCGACGATGATCACGGCGGTCACCCCGACGAGGAGGTAGGTCCGGCGGCGCTCCTTGGCCTGCTGGTCCCGGCGTGCCTGTGCCAGCCGGGCATCGCGGGCGGACGTCGGCTTCGACTTCTTGCTCATGGGTCCCTCGGGTCGGGGGGCGGTGGTAGTCGCGAGGAGTATTCCACTGCCAACTGAAGGTCCCCTGTGCAGCACTCCTCGTTACGCTGTCGTCATGCGCGCCGACACCACGACCGTCGTCTCCCCCCACGATGGTTCCCCTCTCTTCGTCAGGACCTGGCTCCCCGAGGGCGAGGCGAAGGGGTCCGTGCAGCTGGCCCACGGCATGGCCGAGCACTCCGGCCGCTACGAGCGGTTCGCGCAGGCGCTCACCGACGCCGGGTACGCGGTCTGGACCCACGACCACCGTGGTCACGGCGAGACGGCGAGCCGACCCGAGGACCGCGGTGTCTTCGCCGACGACCACGGCTGGGACGCCGCCGTCGAGGACATCCACGCCGTCGGCGAGGCCGCGCGGGCACAGCACCCGGGGTTGCCGTTCTTCTTCTTCGGGCACTCGATGGGCTCCTTCCTCGGCCGCGACCACATCACCCGCTACGGGCAGCACCTCGACGGCGCGGTCTTCAGCGGCACCGGCGGCGACCAGGGCTTGCTCGGCAAGGTGGGGCAGACCGTCGCCGCTCTCGAGTCCCGGGTGCGCGGTCGACGAGCCACCTCGCCGTTGATGAACACGCTGACCTTCGGGCAGTTCAACCTCGGTTTCCGTCCGACGACGACGCAGTTCGACTGGCTCTCCCGGGACGCCGACGAGGTGGCGAAGTACATCGCCGACCCGCGCTGCGGCGAGGTCTTCACGGCTGGTTTCTTCGCGGACATGCTCGGCGGCGTCAACAGCCTGCCGAAGAAGGCGTACCTCGTGCCCGTCGACCTGCCGGTGTACTTCGTCTCCGGCGACCGCGATCCGGTGGGCGGCAAGGGTGGCCAGGGCGTGCGCGAGGTCGCCGACGCCTTCCTCGCGGCGGGAGTGCGTGACGTGACGGTGTCGCTCTACCCCGGGGCACGACACGAGATCCTCAACGAGACCAACCGTGACGAGGTCACCGCCGACGTCATCCGATGGTTCGACGACCACCTGCCCGCGTGAGTGACCTCGAGGCTCCTTCGTCGCACCTCGATCAGCGGGATCACGGACGAGCGAGCGTGACCCGGTACCGCCTCGGTGGTGTCCTCCTGCTGCTCGCCGGTCTGTACTTCGTCGGGGAGGCGTGGGCGGCCACCGGCTGGGAGGGGCGCCCCTACCGATGGACGATCGACGCGATCAGCGAGCTCGGCGTCCCCGAGACGCGGTACGCGGGGGGCGACGCCTTCGCCTCGACCAGGCACGCGGTGATGAACGTGACCTTCGTCGCCACGGGAGTGAGGGTCCTCCTCGCCGGGCTGGTCCTCGCCCCCTTCGTCCCCCGGCGCGCACGCCGCACGGTGCTCGCTCTCGCCGTCGCCTACGGCCTGGGCACGGTCGTCGTCGGGCTCTTCCCGACCGGGATGCCGTCGACGCGGGCGGACGTGCACGGCGTCGGGGCCGTCCTGACCATCCTGGGCGGGAGCCTGCTCCTGCTGGCGCTCGCCGTGTCGCTGTCGGGCACCTACCGGCGGCTGGCACTGGTCACGGCGGCCCTGGGTCTGCTCTCCCTGGCCGGCAGCGCCTGCGGGATGCTGGGGATCGGTGGCTTCGGCCTCGTGGAGCGGATCGCCGTCTACTCGGTCCTGGTGTGGCAGGTCCTCGCCGGCATCGCCGTCCTGCTGGGCCGACCACGCGCGGACCCGCCCGGCTGATCAGTCGCTCGTGGACAGCGGCAGCGAGGTGCTCGCCCCGAGCCCCTGCTCGGCTGCCGTGGTGCGTACCGCGTCGATGAAGAGGTCGATCGAGCGGCGCGGCGCCGAGGACGCCCGGTGGGCGACCGAGATCGTGCGCATCACCGGCTTGTCCAGGGCGACGATGTCCACTCCCTCCGGCCGGATGGCCAGCGCGAGGTCCGAGACGAGGGTGACCCCGAGACCGGCGGCCGCCAGGGCCAGTGCCGTCGGCTGCTCCTCGACGGTGTGCGCGATCCGGGGCTCGAAGCCCTGCTTGTGGCAGGCGATGCGCACAGCCCGGCCGAAGTGCGAGCGCGGGCCGGACAGGATCCAGGGATGCTCCGCCAGCTGGAGCAGGGAGACCGTGTCGCCGAGCACCGTGCCCGCTGCCACGGCCGCGTGCAGCCGCTCCACGGCAACGACGGTCCGGGTCAGGCTCGGGTCCCAGTCCATCTCGTGGTCCGAGTAGTCGATGACGAAGGCGGCATCGAACTTCCCCTC from Janibacter cremeus includes these protein-coding regions:
- a CDS encoding GNAT family N-acetyltransferase; this translates as MSDRRHHRTERLRLDAPTIDDLDVLHAIYSDPRVWTHFPILRHTNSQRTRSMLEGWIDEWDRDGLGQWIVRARDDDAVLGNAGCSLRPHGWWNLGYRFAAEVHGRGLATEAARAGLEAAVVVRPQAPVVAHLLEHNVASRRVAEKLGLTLQQQGHDVGNPDPDAVRLVYADRDLTEEQRATTLT
- a CDS encoding type II toxin-antitoxin system Phd/YefM family antitoxin, whose product is MSTISQRELRNDNAEIMRGVEHGESYTVTRRGVPVARLTPIAVGEDLRCLRPATRRSKFSGIRRVALEEPTSELLDDLRGDR
- a CDS encoding type II toxin-antitoxin system VapC family toxin, whose product is MSRWYLDTSAALKLMVEESESTALADRLDTEAPDLVACLLLETELRRAAQRREVLSQERVSQFLEWVGLFEVPASLFREAGLVTGANLRSLDALHLAAAVRIGVDAVVTYDQRMAEASRALGFAVVAPG
- a CDS encoding threonine ammonia-lyase, which codes for MDFGIDTIRTAAERLHGRVRVTPLLSSPMLDELTGAQVLVKAESLQLTGSFKIRGALDTLLSLTAAERDAGVLAFSTGNHGQAVAASAQMTGARATIVMPQDAPRIKVEGVRWWGGEVVFYDPSTQDREDVGHGLVAERGLTLVHPYDDVRVMSGQGSVGLEVIDQLREGGHSPDAIVLPCSGGGLASGTIEAVRSTHPAVTPFVVERDGYPKMARSLASGRVETVPAVPVFLDAIGSPTVGQHTLAALSRHPVTPLTVTDDDARVAMRAAFRTLKLVLEPGGSAALAAVLAQRERFAGQTVVVVASGGNVDASVYAEVLAG
- a CDS encoding DUF305 domain-containing protein; the protein is MSPRAIIAVVVALALGLVGGLALSTVGSDELPADDSVAAGFARDMKTHHDQAVQMSWIVRERTDDELVRSLSYDIARTQENQSGQMAGWLDVWGLSPTGPGAQMEWMQGLGHDHEDDPDAQLTDDGTMPGMASPEQLEKLKSLTGEEAEVFFLQLMIRHHKAGVPMAQVAVDYSQNDAVETLARSIITSQTAEVETMTQMLDRRGAQPLD
- a CDS encoding DUF3105 domain-containing protein, whose product is MSKKSKPTSARDARLAQARRDQQAKERRRTYLLVGVTAVIIVAIVAMVGYAVVSEADDREAAGDLAAVKEYDYEGGNHVQGEIDYQESPPVGGEHNPIWLNCGVYDEPVPNQHAVHSLEHGTVWVTYDPELPDSEVEKLEQALPDTYTLLSPYEGEMPSKVVASAWGHQLALESADDPRLQGFIKEYRQGPQTPEPGAACTGGVDASGVVSQ
- a CDS encoding alpha/beta hydrolase, with the protein product MRADTTTVVSPHDGSPLFVRTWLPEGEAKGSVQLAHGMAEHSGRYERFAQALTDAGYAVWTHDHRGHGETASRPEDRGVFADDHGWDAAVEDIHAVGEAARAQHPGLPFFFFGHSMGSFLGRDHITRYGQHLDGAVFSGTGGDQGLLGKVGQTVAALESRVRGRRATSPLMNTLTFGQFNLGFRPTTTQFDWLSRDADEVAKYIADPRCGEVFTAGFFADMLGGVNSLPKKAYLVPVDLPVYFVSGDRDPVGGKGGQGVREVADAFLAAGVRDVTVSLYPGARHEILNETNRDEVTADVIRWFDDHLPA
- a CDS encoding DUF998 domain-containing protein; this translates as MTRYRLGGVLLLLAGLYFVGEAWAATGWEGRPYRWTIDAISELGVPETRYAGGDAFASTRHAVMNVTFVATGVRVLLAGLVLAPFVPRRARRTVLALAVAYGLGTVVVGLFPTGMPSTRADVHGVGAVLTILGGSLLLLALAVSLSGTYRRLALVTAALGLLSLAGSACGMLGIGGFGLVERIAVYSVLVWQVLAGIAVLLGRPRADPPG
- a CDS encoding LysR family transcriptional regulator, whose protein sequence is MELSLRRLQMLRELHRRGTVTAAAAALHYSPSGVSQQLAQLEREVGVTLVERFGRRVQLTDLGLVLLEHAEEILGAVERATAALESAQEGVTARLTVGVWASVAAGLLPRALTTLAANHPGIEVHTTELVPEQSAAAVLEGKFDAAFVIDYSDHEMDWDPSLTRTVVAVERLHAAVAAGTVLGDTVSLLQLAEHPWILSGPRSHFGRAVRIACHKQGFEPRIAHTVEEQPTALALAAAGLGVTLVSDLALAIRPEGVDIVALDKPVMRTISVAHRASSAPRRSIDLFIDAVRTTAAEQGLGASTSLPLSTSD